The following are encoded together in the Ezakiella massiliensis genome:
- a CDS encoding ATP-binding protein: MDIRNQVESLFNVKRQKKLNQASENYRKILQAHPDLQAIEDEMIEASQEVILTGVYDENKMEAITDKKNKLLKDLGLEGADKPQFDCDLCEDRGYVNGKVCQCLKKELINAYFNLGENGGIIKDNNFANFDIGIFDDQAKDGSSPRANMEKIYELSKKYAANFENEEDSLFFYGPSGTGKTYLTGCIASEVRDRGFTVLYLTAIELMNFCRDRQFNSADNKDYMDQKDQMIKTCDLLIIDDLGTEQANNMNAGYLYDIINYRTSVGKKFIINSNLSLMDLSKRYADRIFSRITGNSKNIEFTGSNLRLKR; this comes from the coding sequence ATGGATATTAGAAATCAAGTTGAATCCCTCTTTAATGTAAAAAGACAAAAAAAATTAAATCAGGCCAGTGAAAATTATAGAAAAATATTACAAGCCCACCCTGACCTCCAAGCCATTGAAGATGAAATGATAGAGGCCAGCCAAGAGGTAATCTTGACAGGGGTCTACGACGAAAATAAGATGGAGGCCATTACAGATAAAAAGAACAAGCTCTTAAAGGACCTAGGATTAGAAGGTGCAGACAAGCCACAGTTTGATTGCGACCTCTGCGAAGACAGGGGCTATGTGAACGGTAAAGTCTGCCAGTGTCTCAAAAAAGAACTTATAAACGCTTACTTCAATTTGGGGGAAAATGGTGGTATAATAAAGGATAATAACTTTGCCAACTTTGATATAGGAATCTTTGACGACCAGGCTAAGGACGGATCTTCGCCCAGGGCCAATATGGAAAAGATTTATGAGCTCTCAAAAAAGTACGCTGCCAATTTTGAAAACGAAGAGGATTCGCTCTTTTTCTACGGGCCAAGCGGGACTGGCAAAACCTATTTGACAGGCTGCATTGCAAGTGAAGTTAGGGACAGGGGCTTTACAGTTTTGTATCTAACGGCCATTGAGCTTATGAATTTTTGTAGGGACAGGCAGTTTAATTCCGCTGACAACAAGGACTATATGGACCAAAAAGACCAGATGATAAAGACCTGTGACCTCCTCATAATCGATGACCTGGGCACAGAGCAGGCCAACAACATGAACGCTGGTTATTTATACGATATTATAAATTACAGGACCAGCGTGGGCAAAAAGTTTATTATAAATTCCAATCTCAGCCTTATGGACTTGTCCAAGCGCTATGCGGATAGGATTTTTTCCAGGATAACTGGCAATTCAAAAAACATTGAATTTACTGGCAGCAATTTGCGGCTGAAAAGATAA